From the Carya illinoinensis cultivar Pawnee chromosome 4, C.illinoinensisPawnee_v1, whole genome shotgun sequence genome, one window contains:
- the LOC122306128 gene encoding uncharacterized protein LOC122306128, whose protein sequence is MTSISTFLFQIPSSFGPTQTERQTEKTSGLYLDFLSLSPMAFASFLGRVLFASVFILSAYQEFNEYGLDGGPAAKALGPKYDVFAKRVQSQVTMQLPDIEVKHLVTAAIALKGFGGILFIFGSSLGAFLLLLHQLIATTILYDFYNYDSEEKEFAQLFIKFTQNMALFGALLFFIGMKNSIPRRQSKKKVSKTKTV, encoded by the exons ATGACCTCAATCAGtacctttctttttcaaatccctTCCTCCTTTGGTCCTACACAAACCGAGAGACAGACAGAGAAGACTTCAGGCCTTTACCTagatttcctctctctttctccgatggcTTTCGCTTCATTTCTTGGGAGAGTTCTCTTCGCCTCTGTTTTCATACTCTCTGCTTATCAAGA GTTCAATGAATATGGTCTTGATGGGGGACCCGCAGCAAAGGCTCTCGGACCAAAGTATGACGTCTTTGCAAAACGTGTTCAATCTCAGGTTACCATGCAACTGCCAGATATTGAA GTGAAACATTTAGTTACAGCAGCTATAGCGCTGAAGGGCTTTGGAGGAATCCTCTTTATATTTGGCAGCTCTCTTGGGGCATTTCTTCTG CTATTGCATCAGCTGATTGCTACTACCATATTATATGATTTCTACAACTATGACAGTGAGGAGAAAGAATTTGCTCAACTTTTCATTAAATTTACACAG aATATGGCCCTTTTTGGGGCGTTGCTGTTTTTCATTGGGATGAAGAACTCAATTCCTAGGAGACAATCCAAGAAGAAggtttccaaaacaaaaactgtctAG